From Coregonus clupeaformis isolate EN_2021a unplaced genomic scaffold, ASM2061545v1 scaf0090, whole genome shotgun sequence, one genomic window encodes:
- the LOC121558856 gene encoding T-complex protein 1 subunit eta: MMPTPVILLKEGTDTSQGVPQLISNINACQVIAEAVRTTLGPRGMDKLMVDGRGKATISNDGATILKLLDVVHPAAKTLVDIARSQDAEVGDGTTSVTLLAAEFLKQLKPYVEEGLHPQTIIRAFRSATHLAVKKIREISVTVKKDDKKEQRELLVKCAATAMNSKLIAGQKEFFSEMVVEAVMMLDDLLPLKMIGIKKVQGGALEESHLVAGVAFKKTFSYAGFEMQPKRYDQPKIALLNVELELKAEKDNAEVRVKSVEDYQAIVDAEWNILYDKLEKIYKSGAKVVLSKLPIGDVATQYFADRDLFCAGRVQEEDLKRTMMACGGSIQTSVGSMTDDVLGRCELFEEVQVGGERYNFFKGCPRSHTCTIILRGGAEQFMEETERSLHDAIMIVRRAIKNDSIVAGGGAIEMELSKYLRDYSRTIPGKQQLLIGAYAKALEIIPRQLCDNAGFDATNILNKLRAKHAQGGMWYGVDVNNEDIADNYLACVWEPSIVRINALTAASEAACLILSVDETIKNPRSSVEGPPGGGRGRGRGRPHAH; encoded by the exons ATGATG cCCACACCGGTTATCCTGCTGAAGGAGGGGACAGATACGTCTCAGGGCGTCCCTCAGTTGATCAGCAACATCAATGCCTGCCAGGTCATCGCCGAGGCCGTCCGCACCACACTGGGACCTCGCGGCATGGACAAACTCATGGTGGACGGCAGAg GTAAAGCCACCATCTCCAACGACGGGGCGACCATCCTGAAGCTGCTGGATGTGGTTCACCCTGCTGCCAAGACCCTGGTTGACATCGCACGCTCCCAGGATGCCGAG GTGGGTGACGGTACCACGTCTGTGACCCTGTTGGCAGCAGAGTTCCTGAAGCAGTTGAAGCCGTACGTGGAGGAGGGTCtacacccccagaccatcatcAGAGCCTTCCGCAGCGCTACGCACCTGGCCGTCAAGAAGATCAGAGAGATCTCCGTCACCGTCAAGAAGGACGACAAGAA AGAACAGAGGGAGCTCTTGGTGAAGTGTGCCGCCACAGCCATGAACTCCAAGCTGATCGCAG GTCAGAAAGAGTTCTTCAGTGAGATGGTGGTGGAGGCCGTCATGATGCTGGATGACCTGCTGCCCCTCAAGATGATCGGTATCAAGAAGGTGCAGGGGGGAGCTCTGGAG GAGTCTCACCTGGTAGCTGGCGTGGCCTTCAAGAAGACGTTCTCCTACGCTGGGTTCGAGATGCAGCCTAAACGCTACGACCAGCCCAAGATCGCTCTACTCAATGTGGAGCTGGAACTGAAGGCCGAGAAAGACAACGCAGAGGTCCGCGTCAAGTCTGTCGAG GACTACCAGGCCATCGTAGACGCAGAGTGGAACATCCTGTATGACAAGCTGGAGAAGATCTACAAGTCTGGAGCCAAG gtgGTCCTGTCTAAGCTGCCCATTGGTGACGTGGCCACACAGTACTTTGCTGACCGGGATCTGTTCTGCGCCGGACGTGTTCAGGAGGAGGATCTCAAGAGGACCATGATG GCCTGCGGGGGCTCTATCCAGACCAGTGTTGGCTCCATGACAGACGACGTCCTGGGGCGCTGTGAACTCTTTGAGGAGGTGCAGGTCGGAGGAGAGCG GTATAACTTCTTCAAGGGTTGTCCTCGCTCCCATACGTGCACCATCATCCTGAGGGGCGGAGCCGAGCAGTTCATGGAGGAGACGGAACGCTCTCTGCATGACGCCATCATGATCGTACGCAGAGCCATCAAG aATGACTCCATCGTGGCTGGCGGAGGTGCGATAGAGATGGAACTCTCAAAGTATCTTCGTGATTATTCCAGAACCATTCCCGGGAAGCAGCAGCTGCTGATTGGAGCGTACGCTAAGGCTCTAGAGATTATCCCCAGACAGTTGTGTGACAACGCAGGGTTCGACGCCACCAACATACTGAACAAGCTGCGCGCCAAGCACGCACAG ggtggtATGTGGTACGGTGTAGACGTAAACAACGAGGATATAGCTGATAACTACCTGGCGTGTGTGTGGGAACCCTCCATCGTTCGTATCAACGCCCTGACCGCCGCCAGCGAGGCCGCATGCCTTATCCTCTCCGTGGACGAGACCATCAAGAACCCCCGCAGTAGCGTAGAAGGGCCTCCAGGCGGCGGGAGAGGCCGGGGACGCGGGAGACCCCACGCTCACTAG